In Arachis stenosperma cultivar V10309 chromosome 1, arast.V10309.gnm1.PFL2, whole genome shotgun sequence, one DNA window encodes the following:
- the LOC130979918 gene encoding uncharacterized protein LOC130979918 gives MGDKGKRRAIAATPIGSYFKERTTPGSQPALKSVLASEQVKHKVKLGLARWIIDARIPFNAIQSPYFQPALDGVAAIGPGFKGPSYDEMRVHLLADLKKECQLLVEGYRSSWKRTGCTLMADGWTDQRQRTLINFLVYCPAGMSFVKSVDASDMIKTADTLFKLFAEVIEWVGSSNIVHVVTDNAANYVSAGKLIHEKYPNIFWSPCAAHCINLILKDIASLPHIADLASRASKVTVFVYNHMIFLSWLRKRKEWKEIVRPGVTRFATVFITLKSIYDHKEDLQSLVIDKYFTSHKLSKSVNGKMVSSIILDSKFWEDCFTTVMLVGPLIKLLRLVDADEKPSLGIVYAGM, from the coding sequence ATGGGAGACAAAGGAAAGAGAAGAGCGATTGCTGCTACTCCAATTGGAAGTTATTTTAAGGAAAGGACTACGCCAGGCTCTCAACCAGCTTTGAAAAGTGTCTTGGCCAGTGAACAAGTTAAACACAAGGTTAAGTTGGGGCTTGCAAGATGGATCATTGATGCACGGATTCCATTCAATGCAATTCAATCGCCTTACTTTCAACCTGCCTTGGACGGCGTTGCTGCAATTGGTCCTGGTTTCAAGGGACCGTCGTATGACGAAATGAGAGTTCATTTGCTGGCCGATCTTAAGAAGGAGTGTCAGTTGCTTGTTGAAGGTTATAGGAGCTCGTGGAAAAGGACTGGTTGTACACTGATGGCAGATGGCTGGACTGATCAAAGGCAGCGTACGTTAATTAATTTTCTCGTTTATTGTCCTGCTGGTATGTCATTTGTTAAGTCTGTTGATGCTTCTGATATGATAAAAACTGCCGATACCTTGTTTAAATTGTTTGCTGAGGTTATTGAGTGGGTTGGGTCTAGTAACATTGTGCATGTGGTTACTGATAATGCTGCGAATTATGTATCTGCTGGAAAACTCATTCATGAAAAGTATCCAAACATTTTTTGGTCTCCTTGTGCTGCTCATTGTATCAATCTTATCTTGAAAGACATAGCAAGTCTTCCTCACATAGCTGACCTTGCCTCTCGTGCTTCAAAAGTGACTGTGTTTGTTTACAATCATATGATTTTCTTGTCATGgcttagaaaaagaaaagagtggAAAGAAATTGTTCGACCAGGAGTAACACGTTTTGCTACTGTTTTCATTACTTTGAAAAGTATATATGATCATAAAGAAGACTTGCAATCATTGGTGATTGACAAATATTTCACTTCTCATAAATTATCCAAGAGTGTCAATGGGAAGATGGTtagttcaattatcttggaTAGTAAGTTTTGGGAGGATTGTTTTACTACTGTTATGCTTGTTGGTCCTCTAATTAAGTTATTGAGGCTTGTTGATGCTGATGAGAAACCTTCTCTGGGTATTGTGTATGCGGGCATGTAA
- the LOC130979908 gene encoding uncharacterized protein LOC130979908: MFRNRKSAYTPYTSILKMRWDKHLKRDLHVAAYFLNPDYFYSEGFVEKANILRSLLDLFDIETLCDDSVAVMQEIQLYRDRKGSFGRENALKAIKRLEPGEWWRLHGGSAPNLQKMAIRLLHQTSSSFGCERNWSLFEQIHSKRRNRLEHQRLSDIVYVTYNLRLQSRMHRKKKNYDPIDIQSIDTVDFWVMPDEDDPEFTNGDIEGIENLIYMDNAMPSYPKDGGDVELDVDFSHVADSSNTASFGGTSDDGGFGLPVYDGDVGTLNDNYDF, translated from the exons ATGTTTAGAAATAGGAAATCTGCATACACACCTTATACAAGTATCTTGAAAATGCGGTGGGATAAGCATTTGAAGCGTGACCTCCATGTAGCAGCATACTTTTTGAATCCAGATTACTTCTATAGTGAGGGGTTTGTTGAGAAGGCAAATATCTTGAGGTCTTTGCTTGATTTATTTGATATTGAAACTCTTTGCGATGACTCGGTTGCCGTAATGCAAGAGATACAGTTGTATCGAGATCGAAAAGGAAGTTTTGGAAGGGAAAATGCATTGAAAGCAATTAAGAGACTTGAACCTG GTGAATGGTGGAGGCTACACGGTGGGAGTGCTCCTAACTTGCAAAAAATGGCAATtcgtcttcttcatcaaacatcTTCATCATTTGGCTGCGAGAGGAACTGGAGCCTCTTTGAACAAATCCATTCAAAGAGGAGGAACCGATTAGAACATCAAAGGCTAAGTGACATTGTTTATGTCACTTATAATCTACGCCTTCAATCTAGAATGCATCGCAAAAAGAAGAATTATGATCCAATTGACATTCAAAGCATTGACACAGTAGATTTTTGGGTAATGCCGGATGAAGATGATCCTGAATTTACTAATGGAGACATCGAAGGcattgaaaatttaatttatatggATAATGCTATGCCATCATATCCTAAAG ATGGAGGAGATGTGGAACTTGATGTGGATTTTTCTCATGTTGCTGATTCTTCAAATACAGCTTCTTTTGGTGGTACTTCTGATGATGGTGGCTTTGGATTACCTGTTTATGATGGAGATGTTGGAACActtaatgataattatgatttttgA